One Nematostella vectensis chromosome 10, jaNemVect1.1, whole genome shotgun sequence genomic window, AGGCAAAAATTGAACTACATTGTTATTGTGTTTGGAATATGATACTCTTGTCCCAGTTTCTTGGTGTAGGTAGCTGCTAGGCTGGTGTCGCTCCGTGTCGCTGTACCTCGAGCTTTCGCATTATGCATCCGCGCCACAATAGCGACTACACGGCACAGTAGGGACAAGCTCGTACACATAAAATTCTCCGCAATTGCGTACTCGAATATCGACGGTCGCACCAAAACACGGGTTTCCCGCCCAGGAGAAACACACCGTTCTAGTGACGTCACCATCGCGCATGCTCGGATGGGTCCCCTTCATCCAGCCTGGTCTGCGTGTCCCACATGTGGTAGGATTGAGAGACGACTCGGATAACCGCGTACCAGCCGGTCCAACGAAGCGATACCACCTCTTGGGGATTTGGTCATCGCAGGCCGCGCCCCCTTGTTTGTCCACGTGACGTGTTGCGTCAGTAAGGTTCGTGTAGTTCTGACACTCGGGCGCTACGGATGAATATAAAGAAGGATAAATATACAGAGGAATCGTCAATCAAAATTTACTGGGCTTGCACACCATCGGTGAGGTCCGTGGGGGTTTTCTAGATTTGCAGGGCCTTAGACAGTGCTGAatagcgcatgcgcgtgctctggcgaaaacaagcacaatcgtagtgttgaatcgttcgagtaaaggtacgaaaggctgacttcaattgctattttgactaactgtacagcactaaaaccatactgtacaaaagatgacagattcgTGTGATgggggagtcataaagaaaattatagccttatgtttggtctagttttcttagcattcgccaaaatgtgacagttcgccggtagaatgccgccatttcaaaacaaaaaggctgatttaaccgcgcggtactggaactagtcttgcgtttttcagcactgttgGGGCCGTACAGgtctcgaaatattggggagcACAAAAAAGCAACATTACGAAAGTGGGGGTCCACCTAAATCGATTCGGTAGTCCACTTGTCATGTAAAACATCAACTTGGACTGATCACATATACGCAGAATGGAGTGGTTTGCAACTACAGTTTTTCAGAATTTGTACCAAACCCCAAACTGCGATTTCATTTGCACGTTCATGGCGCCTCTCCGATTAATAATATCTAATATTTGATTATTAATTTTCAAACTAAAGCATCTGTGATTAATTCGCCGCAGATCAAATTGATCGCTTTGAGGGACGCCGTAAAATTTGCAAAGGCTAGAAAGGAACTAAATTAGTTTTTTTGTATGAATCTTTAAATATGATTTAGCGGGTAGTCCGGAAAGGAGTTATACACCTTTTGCTCTCTTAAATAGGTGAGAGatcacaaaaaaacaaatgctcTCACTTATAAGATATCCGAAGGCGGAACTCATTATCCCATTAAGCAGCAGAAACTCATATTCATTTAGGCCTCGTACTCTCTAGCCGAATGAAGTTTattaaacataaacaaatCTAGAGGttgtttaacccattgactgctggctatttttgagctgaatttacaaaaaaaaacagactgaaaacagatacctccccccctattctaagttttatacagcccgtcaaagtcaaacacagctgcacctagtcagcggtatccaagctttccaacagtacTTTCCGGTCCCCACTTtaaatccctcgtcgttgtgctgaagccagcacaagttgctgtttgcttgtatttttcataaaaaatacagctatgagcatattaggagagtgtctcaggacatcatgaagtcttttggggcataactgagtgctttgcttatggatatttgcaagcaaaggtggattcatgatgattttttcttgtttggctttgcctggatgagaaaataattttctaatgaatcaccacagctctcctaaatgctgtcttttctgaaaccaaattgattccaaaattgtttacactgctattctgggtctgtatgacctggaattgatttgtttggcttcggggtgaaaagactacGTAGCTACGTAAACGGTTGTAACGCAATGTTCGTCGTGTCGCCGCATTCATTTAACGTGACTGTTACAACTAAACAGGGGTAGCGACATGAATTGGACAGGGCGCGAGCCTTAACTCAAATGAAGTCTTTACCCTATTGTAAATTTCGGTACCAAAATCAAATCCTTCAAGAAATCTCCATTAACAATAACACTTGGGCGAATTTACAACTTAATGGATACGACGAGCATATGTGAGGTAGTCCCCCAAGGGTCTATTCCAGGTGTGGGTCGTTTTATTTATACCTCGTTATGATTGCCAGTCAGTACTTACCGAGTTCACATATGTCCCCGGTGTACCCAACTGCGCACACGCACGTGAAGGCATCATCCCCCTGGTAGGCGCATGTGCCATTGTTAAGGCAGGGATTACTAAGGCAATCGACCCTCTCTGAAACAAAATTTCCATCTTATCTTAGATAACTCGCcctagctcgcagtggtactcaattttccttcattagagcggaccttccagtccagtggggtggttcttccgAAACCCCCcttggctacgggcctgcactgggtggaaaaaaaaatcatttttttcttgaacaTAATGCTTGATTAACATACCTAGCtattttattagaaaataaaaaagatttgGTAGTTCTACTAATGGTGAAGAGAATGATTCTGCGATCTGCATAAAAAACGCATGCGGGGGAGGCTACCCTTACAATACACAAGAGCAAACTCCACTTTTTCAATCGCTTCGTCTACCTTAGCGCCTCGCGTAGTTGCGTGgttctatttcttttttgaaaaccaccGTGCGAGAAATGCTGCGGATTTTGAATGTCTCGGgtaaatggtaaaaaaattgaGCCCATAGGTAAAGCCGTCACCTGCAGTGGTCATGTTGCAGTAAACTTCCACAGGGCTCCCAAACTCCCAGATCCAGTAGCGACCGCTGACCGCATGCTCGAAGTCTTTGATCTCACGGCACGACAGAGCGGGAAGCTGGAGCGAGGACCCTATGGGAACTGAAGTGAAAATTTGGcatttttatcatttatgGCTTCAATGCATTAATTTTATAGCATGTGTTACGTACTGCGCACAGTGTTGCCAAAGTACACAGATTCAGCATTTCCGATCACGTGTTGCTCACGTGCTTCCATTGTTCTGTTATTCAGCTCACAAATGGCACTAGTGTAAAGGTAATTGAAGCTTTGACAGGGCTGCTCTCTCTGACATGCGTAGAAACACTCAAATAGATCGCCTTCATGGAACGATTTGTAGAGGTGGCCTGTCAATTTCAGCCCCATGATTGACTCACTACATCCGTGAGTGACAGGTGGGAGGAACACCGGGAAGACAAGCCAGGTAGCAAGAGATaactataagaaaaaaacacttagACGCCATTACATACGTAATTCAAAGGACAAGCAGGTATATATAAATCTATAAATCCGCAAGAGGATTTACGACTTAGAGGAAAAAAGTCCCTATCACGAATTTTACAGGGTTTGGCCCCACAccccccaaacacacacacacaccacaaACATAAATTATAATATCATAACTAAGAATTAAGGTAAAAGCCGTTCAGAGAATTCGTCTTACATGAAAAAATCAAGATATGCCAAAACACAATCCAAAGTCAAACAATAAATCAAATATGAAATTAACGACTAACTCACCATTTCGGCTTCTAGTATTCAGCTATTCCtatctttattcttttattcGTCTTtacaacgtttttttttcaaggctTCACTATAAACTTTAAAAACCAAAATGGAAGCTTAGACGATTTAGTTGACCATGTTTTCCCTCGAAATTTTCTAGCCTGATTTCCCTGCAGTTGATGGAACCGTCTGGTATAATAGGGTGCACAAGTATTTAGTGTATTAGGTAGTAAACATGTCATGCACTATTTCACTGCGCAATTCTTTACTTCCTGAGCGCCGTGTCAAAAGGCATGTAAGGAGTCTCCGAACGATGTCAAATATTGCCCCATTAGTCCCCAGCCCGGCGCTTGCTTCCCCGTAATCATCAAGTTTATCAAGCTATCAGAGTATTACAGTAACGGCATATCAGCAAATCATGACCTAAAAGGAGCCATAAGACAAACCTCCCACATCGAGACAAGcttgttgatttttttaaataatcatGACGATGGAAACTTCCTGAAATATTCACAAAACGCTCTGATTTTTAGCTTTTGAATATCAGTGCAAAAAATACCAAGTCAAAAAGGAAGTTTATAATCGTGAAAAAATATTGGCACAATTAGCCTTTAGAAAATAGAAGATATTTCTAATTGGTGGCTCGCAGAGAATCGAGAAAAATGAGATGAAAAAAGCATATGGAAGAAGGAGAGAGGGGGGTGAGCGAAAGGGAAAAATAAGAGAGTGGAAAAGGGAAATAATTAGAGAGAGGAAAGGGAAGAACAAAGGAAATAACGGGAAAGCAATTTGGTTGCTATAAGGCTTGCACTTGGAGTAGATTGTGCTAGATTGCGCTGTGTTTTTATATATCGATCCCGcgctgtatatatatatatatttatagatACAGTGCTCCAAGCCTTTTGGAACCGTGGAGAATCCTTTAAAGATCAAGAATCATAACATGAAACAACTAACAAAATCCGATACCGTGTGCGACATCACAACGCTCTACTCGACACATTTTTGACGCAGTCAGAGAAATTAAGACATTTACCGTAAAATACATCAGTCAAAGGCTGATAAGATATCAATAGGAAATAACTTCACACCATTGTATAATCCAAAGGAAAAGATTAATAAAGTTTAGATAAGCATCAATTtctcattttgtttttcaaaagaatatttGTGTTAATAACTAAGTCAGACACACTCGGACGACAAGCGTACTTTGCAAGCGCTCGCAAAGGTCACACCCGCGTTAGTAATTTTccgccaattttttttttttgttgtaaactgtaAACTTGTCGactttctgctagcaaggaaCTCGTCAAAACAAGtgaatgatttttatagctgaaaacagacaTCAAACAAACATTAAAACAAACATTACATAGATATAGACGTTAATGAATATTAGTAgaatggtagtgtagagccTCTAGTCGTCTTTTTGCTGCTGCGACGGGCGGTATTCACGGACactcgggtagattttactatcggctcgtacttcagacaaaacggtTCCTCAAAGACTTCAGACCATTTGAATCCGCATATTTTTTCGaattaaatactattttcaagcttcctttttttctgtgaacatAAGAACTTTGAAGCACAAAGTGAGGCGGTAAACACGTAAAAGTGTCAgaccgagtggggcctggggagttgcgcggctgactTGGCACAACAGGGtaaccgcgcgatgaccacaaaaccacgttgcatagctataccatatttctaacATAAAAtcaatctcgttcccagagcccaTGTACCTTTGTGCCAGCGGCAAGGTACTGTATACCTTGTAGTAAAACCGGAACCAACAGATTCTGCTGGAGAAACATTGATTATCCCAGAAGGGCCTTGTTCCTTGCCGCTGGCACAAAGATACgtgggctctgggaacgaCATTGCAACAAAATTTATTCAACTTGATAACAAATGCGCTGCTTTCAATTTAAACAATCAGAAATTGAAATCAATTATTTAATATGCACTAAGCACTAAATGACATGATAACTTCGATAATTCAATCAGAATAGGGTCCAAAGAATCCCCGATTCCTTTCAGGCTACGcttgtttctatttttctgTCCCACGGGCCCGGATCGGCAAGGTAAAAAAGGTTAAATGGATGCGAGGTGAGTCTACCTTTGAAACGGCTATACcaaatttatttcatttatccCATTTTAAATAAGAATATCTAGTAGGTGTTACCTGTCCTACTTATTATCGGTTTCAATCGGGTTATATTAGTTCATATATATTATGTTCAataaattccgaaaaaaaaatagacattTCTAGCCCGAAAACCGTAGGTGACCTTGCTTCCGAACAGATGTTTGACCGAAAATGGTCGTTTGGTGTCCTTGAAATAATTTACGGACCCGAGGTACAATACACTGtacaatacaaaacaaacacaaacgCTAAATTAGTGATAAAATCTAGCAACAGTCCATTCTTAGGGATGGCCATGAGTGCACATTAGTATATTTTTTCTCTCGACAAACAATTTATGAATGCATAATATATACATGAAGCGATATGCTGCAGAAGCCAACACAGTCTCAGAAACTTTCTAGATCAACTCTTTGCCCACATTAGAAAGAAAGTCTCTTCAAATCTTCCCTTTTTCCATAATCTAACCTTAgccttttttttgttctcaGGAAATTTTTGTACGTTTATTCCTGTTCAGAGCCTTTAGCGTAGCCAGCTTGAGTTAACGTGGTAATTGCTATAAACGCCCTAAGCTTGACGTAAATTTATAATTAAAGGATATGAATAATCActatatgatttttttgcaCAGGGCGGCTATGATGAAGACTCTTCTATACATCTTATTTGTCACTGTGTTACTATGGCAACATCTCAATGCTCAGAATGCTTGCGGTTTGCCTGCACTGTATGATGTAAGAAACTACATCTTacaaggtcacgtgatcagaACTGTTAGCATGGCAACGATACTGTTTTGTTTCGAAGCCTGTGCGAAAGACAGCGCCTGTTGGACGATCAATTTTAAATTGTAAGTTTGGAAATCTTTGTCAAGTGGTgaaataggccattccagctataagcatgtgCGCCACTCACCATGGAAGCCAAACTCAATTAccggcatgcagcgcgcgccttgttctggtagttgaggtaggtttctgtGGTTATGAgcgcgcaaacttatagctgTAATGGCCTATTACTTTTACGTACCATGGCAACCGATTTTGAACTTGAACACTGAGAAATACGGAGATATGCGGTCTCCGTAGCAGAAGGCCCCACGTGAATTTTCACTGAGAAATTGAACTTAATTTTACAAAACCGTCCTTAATAGATCGAGCTGCGAGCTGAATTCCGCATCCCACTTGTCTCATCCAC contains:
- the LOC5513569 gene encoding neurogenic locus notch homolog protein 1, which encodes MLSLATWLVFPVFLPPVTHGCSESIMGLKLTGHLYKSFHEGDLFECFYACQREQPCQSFNYLYTSAICELNNRTMEAREQHVIGNAESVYFGNTVRIPIGSSLQLPALSCREIKDFEHAVSGRYWIWEFGSPVEVYCNMTTAERVDCLSNPCLNNGTCAYQGDDAFTCVCAVGYTGDICELAPECQNYTNLTDATRHVDKQGGAACDDQIPKRWYRFVGPAGTRLSESSLNPTTCGTRRPGWMKGTHPSMRDGDVTRTVCFSWAGNPCFGATVDIRVRNCGEFYVYELVPTVPCSRYCGADA